Part of the Methylovirgula sp. 4M-Z18 genome is shown below.
GCGATCCGCGCAGCGAAAATGCGTCCAACTCAAGACTTAAAGCTATTTTCGATTCTGAAAGAGCGGAAAATGGCTTTCAGCGCGCCGCTCGTTCTGGCTGCTCTTGCCGAGCGTCGCCATGACCTTCGCCACGATCCCCTTGGCATCGAGGCCGGCCTTGGCATACATCGCCTCGGGCTTGTCGTGGTCGAGATAGGCGTCGGGCAGCACCATCGAGCGGACCTTCAGGCCGGTCTCCAGCAGGCCCTCGTCGGCGAGCAGGTGCAGCACGTGGCTGCCAAAGCCGCCCATCGAGCCTTCCTCGATCGTGATCAGCACGTCATGGCCGCGGGCGAGCTTGCACACCAGATCCTTGTCGATCGGTTTGGCGAATCTCGCATCGGCCACGGTGGTCGAAAGTCCATGCGCCGCAAGGTCTTCCGCCGCCTGCAGCGCCTCGGCGAGGCGCGTGCCGAGCGTCAGCAGCGCGATGTGCGTGCCTTCGCGCAGAATGCGGCCCTTGCCGATGGGCAGGACCTCGCCGCGCTCCGGCATGTCGACGCCAACGCCCTCGCCGCGCGGGTAGCGGAACGCGATCGGGCCGGCGTTGTAGGCGGCGGCGGTCGCAACCATATGGACGAGTTCGGCCTCGTCGGCCGCCGCCATCACCACTATGCCGGGCAGGCAGGTCAGATAAGCGATGTCGAATGCACCCGCATGGGTCGCGCCGTCCGCGCCCACGAAGCCGGCGCGGTCGATGGCAAAGCGCACGGGCAGCTGCTGCAGCGCGACGTCATGGATCACCTGGTCATAGGCGCGCTGCAGGAAGGTCGAGTAAATGGCGCAGAACGGCTTATAGCCTTCCGTGGCGAGGCCCGCCGCGAAGGTCACCGCATGCTGTTCGGCGATGCCGACATCGAAGGTGCGGGCCGGATGCACCTTGCTGAAGAGATCGACGCCCGTGCCGGACGGCATGGCGGCGGTGATCGCGACGATCTTGTCGTCGCGCGCCGCTTCCTTGATCAGGCTTTCGCCGAAGACTTTGGTGTAAGCTGGCGCGTTGGCCTTGGGCTTGACCTGCGTGCCGGTCACCACGTCGAACGTGTTGACGCCATGATATTTGTCGGCAGCGGCTTCGGCCGGCGCATAGCCCTTGCCCTTCTGCGTCACCACATGCACCAGCACCGGCCCGTGCGGCATGTCGCGCACGTTTTTCAACACCGGCAGCAGGTGGTCGAGATTGTGGCCGTCGATCGGGCCGACATAATAGAAGCCGAGCTCCTCGAACAAGGTGCCGCCGGTCCAGAAGCCGCGGCCGTATTCTTCGGTCCGCTTGGCCTTGTCGTAGAAGAATTTCGGCAGGCGTTTGGCGAGCTGCTTCACCGTTTCGCGCAGAGACCGGTAGGTCTCGCCTGACACAAGCCGGGCGAGATAGGCCGACATGGCGCCGGTCGGCGGCGCGATCGACATGTCGTTGTCGTTCAAGATCACGATGAGGCGCGACTGCATGGCACCGGCATTGTTCATCGCCTCATAGGCCATGCCAGCGGACATGGCGCCATCGCCGATCACCGCCACCACATTGTTATGTCCGGCGCGCAAATCGCGCGCCACCGCCATGCCGAGGCCGGCGGAAATCGATGTCGAGGAATGCGCCGCGCCGAACGGGTCGTAGGCGCTCTCCGACCGCTTGGTGAAGCCGGAGAGACCGCCGGTCTGGCGCAGGGTGCGAATCCGGTTCCGCCGGCCGGTCAGGATCTTGTGCGGATAGGCCTGATGGCCGACATCCCAGATGATCCGGTCGCGCGGCGTGTCGAAGACGTAATGCAACGCCACGGTCAATTCGACGACGCCGAGGCCCGCGCCGAGATGGCCGCCGGTGACCGAAACCGCGTCGATGGTCTCGGCGCGCAATTCCGCCGCCACCTGACGCAGGGCGCTTTCCGGCAGTTCGCGAAGCTTGTCGGGCGTGGGGACCGTATCGAGCAGGGGCGTTTGCAGGCGTTTCGTCAAGGCAATCTCTTAAAGGTTCACATCGGCGCGGCGCCGGACCAAACAAGTTTCCTACACCAAATTGGATATATACGGCAATTCGGCGGTGAGGCGGCCCTTGCACATGAGAAATCTCACGAAATTGTCCCCGCCCGTTCGTCATCGTCACATCGAAACAAAATATTTGCAGCAGATCCAGTCAGCGTGGCATTGTAAAATCAGCGTCTTCGACTACGACCCGCAAGATTCAGATTGCTGAAATTGACCAATGGCTCTGCGTTTACTTCGTCTCTCAAAGCCTCTCATGGCGGCGCTCTTTGGCATTTGTTTGCTGATCGGCATCACATTGTATGGGGGCGTTGGCAGCGTCACACAGGCGATTGAAACGGCCGGATGGGGCATGCTGCTCATCGTCCTTGCACGCTTCATCCAGATTGAGGCTTCTGGGTTTGCCTGGCGGATCGTGCTCCCCGCGCCTATTGCCTGGTGGGTTTGCCCGCTTCTTCGGTGGATTCGCGAGGCGATCAACGTGCTTCTTCCTGTGGCGCAGGTCGGCGGCGAGGTCGTCGGCGTCCGTCTCCTGACCAAATATGGGATCGCCGGTCCTGCTGCCGGCGCGAGCGTGCTGGCCGACCTTCTGGTGCAGGTCTCCACGCAAGTCTTGTTTTGCCTGCTCGGCCTCGCGCTCTTCTTCCTGAAATCCGACGACCCTCGGCTGGTCCTGTGGCTGACAGGTGGCGTTGCTCTTTTCGCCCTCGGCGTCGGCGGGTTTCTCGCGGTTCAGCGCGGGGGAGGAGTCGATTGGATCGAGACGCGGCTCACATCCCTGGCCGCGGCGAATAACTGGAACCTACCATCGGGAATCGTCGGTCTTTCTGCGAATCTGGCGCAGATCCATGCGATGCCGTCCCGTCTTGCCATGGCTGGCGCGATCCATCTGGCGATTTGGCTCTTTGGTGCCAGCGAGGTCTGGATCGCGTGTCACTTCATGGGACAACCCCTCGACTTTGCCGGGGCACTCGTGATCGAAAGCCTGTCCCATGCCGCACGGGCAGTCTTCTTTGTCATCCCCGGCGGTGTCGGCATCCAGGAGAGTTCGATCGTCGCCCTCGCCGCCACTTACGGTCTTACGCCACCTATCGCCGTAGCTATCGGCTTGCTCAAGCGAATTCCCGACATCATACTGGGAATTATCGGTTTATTGCTCTGGCAGAGCGTTGAACTTGGCTGGCTCCGAACCAAGTACGGCATGGGGACATAGAGACTTTCGACGTATCGCAATGCAGATGCTTGGCCAAATCCTTGAAATTCTGATCGTCGTCGGTTGTGCTTACTGGCTTATGGCGGCCTGGCTCGTGTCCAGATATGGCGGCGCGCGGACTGTTCCGTTGGTCACGACATATCCTTCAGTGACCATTCTGAAGCCCTTGTACGGCGCCGAGCCCAACCTCGCAGCCAATCTGACCTCCTTTATTCAGCAAGATTATCCCGCACCCATCCAAGTGATCTTCGGAGTGCAAAGCCAGTTTGACAAGGCGTTGCCCATTGTCCGGTCTGTCATGGACGCTTTCCCGAACCGCGATCTCACCCTCGTCGTGAATTCGCAGCGGCACGGGGAAAATCCTAAAATTTCTAATCTTATCAATATGATGCCGCAAGCACGCAGCGACATCATCCTCATCGCCGACAGCGACATCGGCGTCGATGCAGCTTACGTCTCCCGGGTCGTCGCGGAACTCGATCGGCCAAACGTCGGCGCGGTGACATGCGCCTATTACGGGGCAGGTTACGGCGCTCTATGGTCGAGGCTTATGGCTCTGGCGATCGATAGCCATTTCCTGCCGAACGTCGTCGTCGGCTTGGCCTTGAAGCTTGCGACCCCCTGTTTTGGTGCCACCATCGCATTGAAACGGGAGACCTTGGAGATGCTCGGAGGATTCCAGGCATTTACCGACGTCCTTGCTGACGACTATGCCATCGGCGAAGCGGTCCGGCGGTTGGGGCGCCAGGTGATCATTCCGGCATTTCTGGTCGGCCATACCTGCAGCCATGCGAGTTTCGTAGAACTCGTCGCGCATGAAATTCGCTGGGCGAAAACCATCGCAAATGTCGATAGAGCCGGGTTTCTTGGTACCGGTATCACCCATGTCATTCCCTTATCTTTGACTGCGCTGGCGATCGGCGGGGCAACGGAGCGTGCGGCCCTCCTTGTCGCCGCGTCGTTATTGTGCCGCTATCTGTTACTATGGAGCGTGGCACGGCGTTTCAATCTCACAGGGATAGCCTATTGGCTCTTGCCCGTGCGAGACTGCTTGTCTTTTTGTGTTTATCTTGCGAGTTTCCTGCCCTTCGAGGTCCGGTGGAAAGGAGACCGTTTCCTGGTCAAGATGGACGGTACCATGGCCAGGCGGCCAGAAAGCGAATGATGATGCGCACATTGTTTCTTCAAGCTCCGTCTTTCGAGGGTTTCGACGGGGGAGCTGGGTCCCGCTACCAGGCGCGCCGCGAGATTGGGTCGTTCTGGTATCCGACGTGGCTCGCCCAGCCGGCGGCCCTGGTGGAAAACAGTAAACTTGTCGACGCACCGCCCCATCGCACGCCCTTGTCGCAGATCACAGGCATGGCCCGCGACTTTGACCTTGCGGTGCTGCACACATCGACGCCTTCGTTCAAATCGGACGTGAAGACCATCGATGCGTTGAAGGCCGCCAATCCCAATCTCAAAATTGGCTTGATCGGCGCGAAAGTCGCGGTCGATGCGGCCGGTAGCCTGGCCGCCGCGCCGAATGTCGATTTTGTCGCTCGAAACGAATTTGATTTCACGATCAAGGATGTTGCTGACGGAATTGACTGGCAGGCGATCCGCGGACTTTCCTATCGCAAGTCTTCCGGAGAGATTGTCCATAATTTGGACAGGCCGATGATCGAGCAGATGGATTCTCTGCCGTTCGTCACGCCGATCTATAAGCGCGATTTGACGATCCGCAATTATTTCATCGGCTATCTGAAACACCCCTATATCTCCCTTTATACGGGACGCGGCTGTAAGTCGCGCTGCACCTTCTGCCTGTGGCCGCAGACTGTCGGAGGCCATCGCTATCGCACGCGCAGCGTCGGACATGTTCTCGACGAAATCGCCTGGGCCCAGAAGGCCTTTCCGGAGGTCAAGGAATTCTTCTTCGACGACGATACATTCACCGATGACCTGCCGCGCGCCATGGAAATTGCGAAGGGCCTTGGCAAGCTCGGCGTCACCTGGTCTTGCAACGCGAAGGCGAATGTGCCGCGCGAAGCGCTGAAAGTGATGCGCGACAGTGGTCTGCGCTTGCTTCTCGTTGGATACGAGTCGGGTAATCAGCAAGTCCTGCACAACATCAAGAAGGGCATGCGGATCGACGTCGCCGAGAATTTCACCAAAAATTGCCATGAGCTTGGCATCACCATTCACGGCACTTTCATCATGGGACTGCCCGGTGAAACCAAGCAGACGATTGAGGAAACAATCGAATTCGCCAAGAGGATCAACCCGCACACGATTCAAGTGTCGCTCGCCGCACCCTATCCCGGCACTTTCCTCTATAGACAGGCCATCGAAAACGGTTGGCTCGACGATGCCAATGCGGAGCTTGTCGACGACCATGGCGTGCAGATTGCGCCGCTGCATTATCCAGGCCTGAGCCACAGCGAGATCTTCGATTCGGTTGAGACGTTCTACCGGCAGTTTTATTTCCGCTCCGGCAAGATCGCGTCGATCGTCGGCGAGATGGTGCGCAGCCCGGCCATGATGAAGCGGCGGTTGCGCGAAGGTGTGGAATTCTTCCATTTCCTGCGCGAGCGGCGTGAAACATCGCGGGAAATAGCCTCCTGAACGCAGTCATTGTCACCGCCGACGATTTTGGCCTGTCGCGTGAAGTCAATGCGGCGGTGGAAGCCGCCCATCGCAATGGCATTCTGACATGTGCCAGCCTGATGGTGAGCGGCAACGCTGCCGCCGACGCCGTCGCCATCGCGCGCGCCACGCCAAGTCTCAAGGTTGGCCTTCATCTCGTCCTCGTCGAGGATGTGCCGACGCTTCCCATAGACGCCATTCCTGATCTCGTCGACAAATCGGGCCACTTTCGCCGCGACCTTGTGCGCGCCGGCACCGAAATGTTCGTGTGGCCCAAAGTCCGGCGGCAGCTTGCCGCGGAGATCACCGCCCAGTTTGAAGCATTCAAGGCCACAGGCCTTTTGCTCGATCACGTGAATGCCCATAAGCACTACCATCTGCACCCAACCATCGCCTCGCTCATCCTTTCAATTGGCGCGCGATATGGGATGCGCGCGCTCAGAGTGCCGTCCGAACCGATCGCACTCATCCGGTCGATTGAACCGACGAAGGTGACGATGGCGCAAACGGCGGTCGCCTTCTGGAGCCGCTTTCTGCGCATGCGCGCGCGGCGCAAGGGACTGATCGTCCCTGACCAAGTCTTCGGACTGGCGTGGTCGGGTGCGATGACCGGACAGCGGATCCGCGAGGTCCTTGCACGCCTGCCGCAGGGCATCAGCGAGATCTACACGCATCCCGCAACCGCCGGCGGCTTTGCGGGCCAGGCAGCGGGATACCGCTACGTCGACGAATTGCTCGGATTGACCGCGTCCGACACGCTCGAGCTGGTCAAGAGACGCCGGCTGCGTCTCTGCAGCTTCAGCGATCTTGGCTGAAGCCCTCTTCGCTCGTTTCCAACTCACTTCGGATCGCGGCAACGTCAAATATCTTAAATTCCTTCTTATCATATTGATATAATTTGACTATTCTCTCTATCAGTTCGTTCCCAATTTTGGTTCACAGGGAAACCGGTCTCATCCGCGAAAGGCGGGAAACGTTGCGGCACGCGACACGCGTGCAAGCACGCCGTCACGCGAACTCTTTGGCTCAGAACCGTCCTAATTGATCGCGGTGACACCGCCGAAGTAAATGTTCACTATATGTTCTAGATCAAAATTTGTCAAATCGAAAGGGTATTACGCACTTGACAAATCTAGAACCAAATAAGAACAAGAGTCGGCAGACTGGCGACTCAAACTTTACGACGGATGCCCTCTTCGCGGATTGCTTTCGCAATAAGGGCAATTTGCGTTTGAGTCAAAAGGCTAGTCTGCAGCAAATCGATATCCTGAATATCCTGATTGGGAAGGGGCCACAGCTGCGCGAGTCTGGTTCCTGTATATCCCTGAAACATATGGGGGACACGGGTAAGGACTTGGATACAAAGTCTCCCAAGCAAGAATGTAACTACGAGATTCTTGACTATCTCGGTGGAACCATCAGCTTTTGATAGCTGTCCTCTAAACGCGTCGGAAGAATAAAATT
Proteins encoded:
- the dxs gene encoding 1-deoxy-D-xylulose-5-phosphate synthase, yielding MTKRLQTPLLDTVPTPDKLRELPESALRQVAAELRAETIDAVSVTGGHLGAGLGVVELTVALHYVFDTPRDRIIWDVGHQAYPHKILTGRRNRIRTLRQTGGLSGFTKRSESAYDPFGAAHSSTSISAGLGMAVARDLRAGHNNVVAVIGDGAMSAGMAYEAMNNAGAMQSRLIVILNDNDMSIAPPTGAMSAYLARLVSGETYRSLRETVKQLAKRLPKFFYDKAKRTEEYGRGFWTGGTLFEELGFYYVGPIDGHNLDHLLPVLKNVRDMPHGPVLVHVVTQKGKGYAPAEAAADKYHGVNTFDVVTGTQVKPKANAPAYTKVFGESLIKEAARDDKIVAITAAMPSGTGVDLFSKVHPARTFDVGIAEQHAVTFAAGLATEGYKPFCAIYSTFLQRAYDQVIHDVALQQLPVRFAIDRAGFVGADGATHAGAFDIAYLTCLPGIVVMAAADEAELVHMVATAAAYNAGPIAFRYPRGEGVGVDMPERGEVLPIGKGRILREGTHIALLTLGTRLAEALQAAEDLAAHGLSTTVADARFAKPIDKDLVCKLARGHDVLITIEEGSMGGFGSHVLHLLADEGLLETGLKVRSMVLPDAYLDHDKPEAMYAKAGLDAKGIVAKVMATLGKSSQNERRAESHFPLFQNRK
- a CDS encoding lysylphosphatidylglycerol synthase domain-containing protein codes for the protein MAALFGICLLIGITLYGGVGSVTQAIETAGWGMLLIVLARFIQIEASGFAWRIVLPAPIAWWVCPLLRWIREAINVLLPVAQVGGEVVGVRLLTKYGIAGPAAGASVLADLLVQVSTQVLFCLLGLALFFLKSDDPRLVLWLTGGVALFALGVGGFLAVQRGGGVDWIETRLTSLAAANNWNLPSGIVGLSANLAQIHAMPSRLAMAGAIHLAIWLFGASEVWIACHFMGQPLDFAGALVIESLSHAARAVFFVIPGGVGIQESSIVALAATYGLTPPIAVAIGLLKRIPDIILGIIGLLLWQSVELGWLRTKYGMGT
- the hpnI gene encoding bacteriohopanetetrol glucosamine biosynthesis glycosyltransferase HpnI, with product MQMLGQILEILIVVGCAYWLMAAWLVSRYGGARTVPLVTTYPSVTILKPLYGAEPNLAANLTSFIQQDYPAPIQVIFGVQSQFDKALPIVRSVMDAFPNRDLTLVVNSQRHGENPKISNLINMMPQARSDIILIADSDIGVDAAYVSRVVAELDRPNVGAVTCAYYGAGYGALWSRLMALAIDSHFLPNVVVGLALKLATPCFGATIALKRETLEMLGGFQAFTDVLADDYAIGEAVRRLGRQVIIPAFLVGHTCSHASFVELVAHEIRWAKTIANVDRAGFLGTGITHVIPLSLTALAIGGATERAALLVAASLLCRYLLLWSVARRFNLTGIAYWLLPVRDCLSFCVYLASFLPFEVRWKGDRFLVKMDGTMARRPESE
- the hpnJ gene encoding hopanoid biosynthesis associated radical SAM protein HpnJ → MRTLFLQAPSFEGFDGGAGSRYQARREIGSFWYPTWLAQPAALVENSKLVDAPPHRTPLSQITGMARDFDLAVLHTSTPSFKSDVKTIDALKAANPNLKIGLIGAKVAVDAAGSLAAAPNVDFVARNEFDFTIKDVADGIDWQAIRGLSYRKSSGEIVHNLDRPMIEQMDSLPFVTPIYKRDLTIRNYFIGYLKHPYISLYTGRGCKSRCTFCLWPQTVGGHRYRTRSVGHVLDEIAWAQKAFPEVKEFFFDDDTFTDDLPRAMEIAKGLGKLGVTWSCNAKANVPREALKVMRDSGLRLLLVGYESGNQQVLHNIKKGMRIDVAENFTKNCHELGITIHGTFIMGLPGETKQTIEETIEFAKRINPHTIQVSLAAPYPGTFLYRQAIENGWLDDANAELVDDHGVQIAPLHYPGLSHSEIFDSVETFYRQFYFRSGKIASIVGEMVRSPAMMKRRLREGVEFFHFLRERRETSREIAS
- the hpnK gene encoding hopanoid biosynthesis-associated protein HpnK translates to MNAVIVTADDFGLSREVNAAVEAAHRNGILTCASLMVSGNAAADAVAIARATPSLKVGLHLVLVEDVPTLPIDAIPDLVDKSGHFRRDLVRAGTEMFVWPKVRRQLAAEITAQFEAFKATGLLLDHVNAHKHYHLHPTIASLILSIGARYGMRALRVPSEPIALIRSIEPTKVTMAQTAVAFWSRFLRMRARRKGLIVPDQVFGLAWSGAMTGQRIREVLARLPQGISEIYTHPATAGGFAGQAAGYRYVDELLGLTASDTLELVKRRRLRLCSFSDLG